attaatgtatattgtaaatagctggggtcccagcactgaaccttgcggtaccccactcatcactgtctgccattctgaaaagaacctgtttattcctactcattgcttcctgtctgccaaccagttctctatccatgtgctttaattttgcacactaatctcttgtgtgggaccttgtcaaaagccttttgaaagtccaacactgtcatgtatcttacgttgttatatataactgtatcctaacatgctatacatgactgtaataagatatgacctgtaaccaccagcataccttaccaccaggggtgcaattgcaggtatataagggcaggtctcaggcaagtgcagcattccagagctgtgaaataaaggtgaacgtccagagtgaccttgacttcactacatgcctcgtgtgaatctgtactgaggggacaggactttacagtggctatgggttacgggattacagaatccacagaatggcgaacggatcagatgaaaagtacaatgcgggagacaattgggaggactttatagaaaggctccagcaaagctttgtaaccaaagactggttaggcgaccataaggcacagaccaggcacggacaactgtgccgacgcgcttagcaggctattcctggtgaccacggaagggtctgatgaacaggactgtgagatagtcatggcaatcaatgcctttgagtccacaggttcgcccatgatggctcgccaaatcagagcctggacggccagcgaccccacattatccttagtaaaaagatacgtcctaaccagtgactgggcaatggctcatgatgcctgccccaaggaataaaaaccctttcacaggcgcatgcatgagctatcactacaagcagactgcctgatgtggggcagctgagtagtcatgtctctgcgaggcagagaggcatttgtccgggagctccaccgcgagcacccggggattgttctcatgcaggccatagccagatcccacgtctggtggcctggtattgacgcggacctggaactCTGCgaacgaaggtgcaccatttgtgcccaactcagcaatgcccccagggaggctccactgagcccctggcctaccaaaccgtggtcgcgggtgcacgtagactatgcgggcccattcatgggcaaaatgttcctcgtagttgtagatgcattttcaaagtggatcgaatgcaccattttaaactcgagcacaacctccaccactgtggagagcctcgcaaccatgtttgcaacgcacggaatccctgacatattggtcagtgacaatgatccgtgcttcaccagcacagaattccaagactttataattgaccacggcataaatcacgtcaagacggcaccgttcaagccggcctccaatggccaggtggagagagcagtgcaaatcattaaacaaggcatgcttaaaatccaaggtcccacgctgcagggtcgcctgttgtgactgctgttggcatacagatctcatccgcactcactgactgggagccCCCCGtgcaattgttgatgaaaaggaccttaaaaacaaggctctcattaatcctcccagacatgcacgaaatcgttgaggcaaagcgccataagctgactgagtaccatgacagaaattcaagggggagatggaatgagataggggacaaagtgtttgtactaaactatggcaggggtcccaaatggcttgcagggacagtaacaggcaaggaaggaaacaggctactgggagtacaaatggacaatggaaaaacctgccggaggcatgtagaccaagtcaaaagcagatttaccaacaacactgcggaaccagaggcagactacaatgtggaactcgcaccataccttgtggacagacagagggaacaacctgaggaaagggcaatcccaacagacagcccaggcgagtcaacagcaatcacaccaatcgaaacagacagcccaggcgagataccagcaaccacacccaaagtaaaacagacaccaaggcaaacaactgaaccacaactcagacgctccacgcgagagcgtagaccgcctgagagactgaacctataaagacaataagaccttgggggagggtgatgtcatgtatcttacgttattatatataactgtatcctaacatgctatacatgactgtaataagatatgacctgtaaccaccagcataccttaccaccaggggtgcacttgcaagagacaggtatagaagggcaggtctcaggcaagtgcagcattccagagctgtgaaataaaggtgcaggtccagagtgaccttgacttcactacatgcctcgtgtgaatctgtactgaggggacaggactttacaaacaccacatccactggttatccgttatccactctactagttacatcctcaaaaaattctagaagatttgtcaagcatgatttcactttcataaatccatgttgactcggtccgatcctgtcactgctttccaaatgcactgctattacatctttaataattgattccaaccttttccccactaccagtcaggctaaccagtctataattccatgttttctctcgctctccttttttaaaaagtggggttactttagctaccttctaatccataggaactaatccagagttgatagactgttggaaaatgatcaccaatgcatccactgtttctagggccacttccttaagtactgtgggatacagactatcaggccctggggatttatcagccttcaatcccatcaatttccctaacacaatttcctgactaataaggatttccttcagttcctccttctcactagaccctcggtcccctagtatttccggaaggttatttgtgtgttccttcgtgaagatagaaccaaagtatttgttcaactggtctgccatttctttgttccccattataaattcacctgattctgactgcaagggacatacatttgtcttcactaatctttttctcttcacatatctatagaagcttttgcagtcatgttttatgctccctgcaagcttaccctcatactctattttccccttcctaattaaaccctttgtcctcctctgctgaattctaaatgtctcccagtcctcaggtttgctgctttttctggccaatttatatgcctcttccttggatttaacattttccctaattttccttgttagccacggttgagccaccttccccgttttattttttatgccagacagggatgtacaattgttgaagttcatccatgtgatctttaaatgtctgccactgcctatccaccgtcaaccctttaagtatcattcgccagtctatccttgccaattcacgtctcttaccatcaaagttacctttctttaagttcaggaccctagtctctgacttaactctgtcactttccatcttaatgaagaattctaccattttatggtcactcttccccaagggacctcgcacatcaagattgctaattaatcctctctcattacacaacacccagtctaggatggccagctctctagttggttcctcgacatattggtctagaaaaccatcccttattcattccaggaattcctcctccactgtattgctaccagtttggttagcccaatctatatgtagattaaagtcacccatgataactgctgtacctttattgcacgcatccctaatgtcctgtttgatgctatccccaacctcactactactctttgatggtctgtacacaactcccactagtgttttctgccctttggtgttccgcagctctaaccatacagattccacatcatccaagctaatgttcttccttactattgcattaatctctttaaccagcaacgctaccccatctccttttcctttctgtctatccttcctgaatattgaatacccctggatgttgacttcccagccttggccactctggagccataatcccaattacatcatatccgttaacagctgtctgcacagttaattcgtccaccttattacgaatgctcctcgcattgagacacagagccttcaggcttgtttttttaacactcgttgtccttttagaattaagttGTAATGTGGCTTTTTTTtacttttgccttggatttctctgccctccacttttatttttctcctttaaccttttgcttctgctccctttttacttccttctgtctccctccatagattcccatccccctgccatattagtttaaaccctccccaacagcgctagcaaacactccgcctaggacatcggttccagtcctgcccaggtgcagaacgtccggtttgtactggtcccacctcccccagaaccagttccaatgtctcaggaatttgaatccctcccgtgtgcaccactcctcaagccatgtattcatcttagctatcctgcgattccgactctgactagcacgtggtactggtagcaatcctgagattactacctttgaggtcctactttttaatttcacttctagctccctaaattcagcctagaGGACGTCATCCCGTttgttatctatatcgttggtaccgatatgcaccacaacaactggctgatcaccctccccctccagaatgccctgcagccgctctgagacatccttgatccttgcatatACTTATTACTTATTATTTACTGTTGTTCCTTGGTTTAAATTACTGAGCACCTCCTTCTCCCTCAACATCCAATTTGCGCTCTGTTTAGCAAGCCACTCCGCGAAGAGGATTCTTCAGCTCTCTGCCACACAGCTCCTCCTATTCCCTTCTCTGTTCTCCTCTGCGCTCCCACGCACATCGGTGAACAAAATGGCGCCAGAGGTTACCCAGAATGCACCTCGCTCAGGAATCGCCTCTATCACCGCTGCAGGGGCCTGATGCGCAGGCGCGGAGAGGGCTCGGGGCGGTTCCCACGCGTGCGCAGTGCCGCCAGTCGGGTGATGTAGACGGAGGGCGGAGAGAAGCTTCCGGAGCGGGGAGGAGGCGGCAGAGCGCAGGGGAGCGATGGAACCAGCGGGGAGGCTTTATAAACACTCGCTGTGGGCCTCGGGCCCCGAACAATAATCTCCGGCTCCGGCCTTTGccccgagcggggcccccgggggaggggcagctgcggggctttctACCGGGGAACGGTCGCCATCTTGCTGGGGCAggggcagcagggcgcatgcgcggcctttccctgggccaggaaccaggaggagagaatgttgtgaatttctatcctggacaCACAGGGCTTTTGTAAAGTGCTGTTCCAGGCTGTGAGAAGGGCAGCATTTACAGACCGCAAACTCAAACCCAacatcacatccacatctcacacagtcactccattcatcagggcCTGAATATCAGCGGcctttcaatgtggaaggagaaatgtttgtctcttctgtctgtgggaaaacatttcaaacatcagtgtgactggaaaagccccgagacacacacacctgagtgagagtgttccagtgcactgactgtggaaagagctttcacCAGTTACagagcctgaaaaaacatcacaccattcacagtggggagaaaccgtacacgtgttctgtgtgtggacaaggcttcaactgatcgtccaacctggagagacacaaggacacccccaccatggagaaaccgtggaaatgtgaggactgtgggaagggatgcagttacccgtctgagctggaaactcatcgacgcagtcacaccggggagaggccgttcatctgctccgtgtgtgggaaaggatttactcagtcatccagcctctaTACACATGAGCGAGTTCATACTGGAGAGAGGCTATTCACCTGCATTgcatgtgggaagggatttaatgCTTTATCAAACCTccagacacaccagcaagttcactctgataagagaccttttaaatgttctgactgtgacaaGAACTTTAAAAGCACGaaggatctgctgacacaccaacgcactcacactggagagaggccattcacctgctccgagtgtgggaagggattcactcagtcatcccacctactGACACACCAAATTGTGCACTCTAATAACAAACCTTTTCAGTGTTCTgattgtgagaagagctttaaaagtaaaaaggatttactgacacaccagcgcactcacaccggggagaggccgttcacctgctctgtgtgtgggaagggattcacttgttcatcctacCTTCtcacacaccaacttgttcacactgataacaggccttttaaatgttctgactgtgagaagagctttaaaagtaaACAGCACCTCCTGAAACACCATCGcattcacaatggggagaggccgttcacctgctccgtgtgtgggaagggattcacccgaTCATCCCACTTGTTGAGACACCAAcggattcacactggggagaggccattcgtctgcactgagtgtgggaagggattcactgatttATCCGACcgtctgacacaccagcgaattcacagcggggagagaccgttcacctgctctgtatgtgggaagggattcactcagacatcccacctgctgacacacaagcgagttcacaccggagagagaccgttcacctgctctgtgtgtgggaagggattcactcagacatcccacctgctgacacaccagcgagttcact
This DNA window, taken from Pristiophorus japonicus isolate sPriJap1 chromosome 20, sPriJap1.hap1, whole genome shotgun sequence, encodes the following:
- the LOC139232565 gene encoding zinc finger protein 84-like codes for the protein MEKPWKCEDCGKGCSYPSELETHRRSHTGERPFICSVCGKGFTQSSSLYTHERVHTGERLFTCIACGKGFNALSNLQTHQQVHSDKRPFKCSDCDKNFKSTKDLLTHQRTHTGERPFTCSECGKGFTQSSHLLTHQIVHSNNKPFQCSDCEKSFKSKKDLLTHQRTHTGERPFTCSVCGKGFTCSSYLLTHQLVHTDNRPFKCSDCEKSFKSKQHLLKHHRIHNGERPFTCSVCGKGFTRSSHLLRHQRIHTGERPFVCTECGKGFTDLSDRLTHQRIHSGERPFTCSVCGKGFTQTSHLLTHKRVHTGERPFTCSVCGKGFTQTSHLLTHQRVHSDKRPFKCYHCEKSFKSTNALLKHQRTHTGERPFSCSVCGKRFADSSNLLIHQRVHTGERPFICSVCGKGFTQTSHLLAHQHVHTGEWPFTCSVCGKGFTDSSNLLTHQRVHTGERPFICLLCGKGFTQSSSLLRHQQVHK